One window of Cydia pomonella isolate Wapato2018A chromosome 5, ilCydPomo1, whole genome shotgun sequence genomic DNA carries:
- the LOC133518286 gene encoding WD repeat-containing protein 82 translates to MMKLVDQVVRSFKVAKVFRENTDKINSIDFSPSGETLISCSEDDQIVIYDCEKGTQMITVNSKKYGVDLIHFTHAKNTAIHSSTKVDDTIRYLSLHDNKYIRYFPGHTKKVVTLCLSPVEDTFLSGSLDKTLRLWDLRSPNCQGLMHLSGRPVAAYDPEGLIFAAGVNSESIKLYDLRSFDKGPFVTFKLNQEKECDWTGLKFSRDGKTMLISTNGSIIRLVDAYHGTPLQTFTGHLNNKGIPIEASFSPDSQYIFSGSTDGRVHVWNADTGYKVCVLNGDHPAPIQCVQFNPKFMMLASACTNMAFWLPTIDDV, encoded by the coding sequence ATGATGAAACTAGTCGATCAAGTCGTACGGAGTTTTAAGGTCGCTAAGGTGTTCAGGGAAAATACAGACAAAATAAACAGTATAGATTTTTCGCCGAGTGGAGAGACGTTAATATCATGCAGTGAAGATGATCAGATTGTTATTTATGACTGTGAAAAAGGCACTCAAATGATAACGgtaaacagtaaaaaatatggtGTTGACTTAATACACTTCACACACGCAAAAAATACTGCAATCCACAGTTCCACTAAAGTTGACGACACCATCCGATATCTTTCTCTTCACGACAACAAGTACATCAGATACTTTCCAGGCCACACAAAAAAAGTTGTGACACTATGTTTATCACCAGTGGAAGACACATTCTTATCAGGCTCTTTAGACAAAACATTGCGTTTGTGGGATCTGCGTTCACCAAATTGTCAAGGACTGATGCACCTGTCAGGGCGACCTGTGGCTGCCTATGATCCTGAAGGTCTAATATTTGCAGCTGGAGTCAATTCTGAGAGCATTAAGTTATATGACCTGAGATCATTTGACAAAGGTCCATTTGTGACATTCAAACTAAACCAGGAAAAAGAATGTGACTGGACAGGATTAAAATTTTCCCGGGATGGAAAGACCATGCTGATAAGCACAAATGGATCAATTATTAGACTAGTGGATGCTTATCATGGCACACCACTACAAACATTCACGGGACATCTAAACAACAAAGGTATTCCCATTGAAGCATCCTTCAGCCCTGACTCCCAGTACATATTCAGTGGGTCTACAGATGGGCGAGTTCATGTGTGGAATGCAGACACAGGGTACAAGGTGTGTGTCTTGAATGGTGACCATCCAGCCCCTATTCAGTGTGTTCAGTTCAACCCCAAGTTTATGATGCTAGCATCTGCATGTACTAATATGGCATTTTGGTTGCCCACTATAGATGATGTTTGA